A window from Equus caballus isolate H_3958 breed thoroughbred chromosome 8, TB-T2T, whole genome shotgun sequence encodes these proteins:
- the ZSCAN30 gene encoding zinc finger and SCAN domain-containing protein 30 isoform X1: MSGKSTALASHASKKQEGLITVKVEEENYVWGRDFGLQGNACSQETLRRQFRQFGYSDSAGPREALSRLRQLCRQWLRPEVHTKEQILELLVLEQFLAILPEELQAWLRDHRPEDGEEAVTMLEDLEKELDEPRQQDTAHGQGMIWNEMTSMGALKSLSSQFQPSENQCKSETQEPQDFHERELRSRSCWRGRSCDLSGARERVCVLWCRTLRSQRWGVRSPPGEVP; this comes from the exons ATGTCAGGAAAGTCCACAGCCTTGGCCTCCCATGCTTCTAAAAAACAAGAAGGACTTATAACTGTGAAGGTTGAAGAGGAGAATTATGTTTGGGGACGAGACTTCGGCCTTCAGGGAAACGCCTGTAGCCAGGAGACCCTCCGTCGGCAGTTCCGGCAGTTCGGTTACTCTGACTCTGCTGGGCCCCGGGAGGCTCTGAGCCGGCTCCGGCAGCTTTGCCGTCAGTGGCTGAGGCCAGAGGTGCACACTAAGGAGCAGATCCTGGAGCTGCTGGTGCTGGAGCAGTTCCTGGCCATCCTGCCCGAGGAGCTGCAGGCCTGGCTGCGAGATCACCGAccagaggatggagaggaagcCGTGACTATGCTGGAGGACCTGGAGAAAGAGCTCGATGAACCAAGGCAACAG GACACAGCTCATGGCCAAGGAATGATCTGGAACGAAATGACATCCATGGGAGCACTGAAGTCTTTGAGTAGCCAGTTCCAGCCCTCGGAGAACCAGTGCAAGAGTGAGACTCAGGAGCCCCAAGATTTCCATGAGAGAG AGCTGAGATCCAGGTCTTGTTGGAGAGGGCGCAGCTGTGACCTGAGTGGAGCAAGGGAGAGGGTGTGTGTGCTGTGGTGCAGAACTCTGAGAAGCCAGCGCTGGGGTGTCAGAAGCCCTCCTGGGGAGGTGCCATGA
- the ZSCAN30 gene encoding zinc finger and SCAN domain-containing protein 30 isoform X2 yields MSGKSTALASHASKKQEGLITVKVEEENYVWGRDFGLQGNACSQETLRRQFRQFGYSDSAGPREALSRLRQLCRQWLRPEVHTKEQILELLVLEQFLAILPEELQAWLRDHRPEDGEEAVTMLEDLEKELDEPRQQDTAHGQGMIWNEMTSMGALKSLSSQFQPSENQCKSETQEPQDFHERGEEPQSIWG; encoded by the exons ATGTCAGGAAAGTCCACAGCCTTGGCCTCCCATGCTTCTAAAAAACAAGAAGGACTTATAACTGTGAAGGTTGAAGAGGAGAATTATGTTTGGGGACGAGACTTCGGCCTTCAGGGAAACGCCTGTAGCCAGGAGACCCTCCGTCGGCAGTTCCGGCAGTTCGGTTACTCTGACTCTGCTGGGCCCCGGGAGGCTCTGAGCCGGCTCCGGCAGCTTTGCCGTCAGTGGCTGAGGCCAGAGGTGCACACTAAGGAGCAGATCCTGGAGCTGCTGGTGCTGGAGCAGTTCCTGGCCATCCTGCCCGAGGAGCTGCAGGCCTGGCTGCGAGATCACCGAccagaggatggagaggaagcCGTGACTATGCTGGAGGACCTGGAGAAAGAGCTCGATGAACCAAGGCAACAG GACACAGCTCATGGCCAAGGAATGATCTGGAACGAAATGACATCCATGGGAGCACTGAAGTCTTTGAGTAGCCAGTTCCAGCCCTCGGAGAACCAGTGCAAGAGTGAGACTCAGGAGCCCCAAGATTTCCATGAGAGAGGTGAGGAGCCACAGTCCATTTGGGGATGA
- the ZSCAN30 gene encoding zinc finger and SCAN domain-containing protein 30 isoform X4 produces MSGKSTALASHASKKQEGLITVKVEEENYVWGRDFGLQGNACSQETLRRQFRQFGYSDSAGPREALSRLRQLCRQWLRPEVHTKEQILELLVLEQFLAILPEELQAWLRDHRPEDGEEAVTMLEDLEKELDEPRQQDTAHGQGMIWNEMTSMGALKSLSSQFQPSENQCKSETQEPQDFHEREELRT; encoded by the exons ATGTCAGGAAAGTCCACAGCCTTGGCCTCCCATGCTTCTAAAAAACAAGAAGGACTTATAACTGTGAAGGTTGAAGAGGAGAATTATGTTTGGGGACGAGACTTCGGCCTTCAGGGAAACGCCTGTAGCCAGGAGACCCTCCGTCGGCAGTTCCGGCAGTTCGGTTACTCTGACTCTGCTGGGCCCCGGGAGGCTCTGAGCCGGCTCCGGCAGCTTTGCCGTCAGTGGCTGAGGCCAGAGGTGCACACTAAGGAGCAGATCCTGGAGCTGCTGGTGCTGGAGCAGTTCCTGGCCATCCTGCCCGAGGAGCTGCAGGCCTGGCTGCGAGATCACCGAccagaggatggagaggaagcCGTGACTATGCTGGAGGACCTGGAGAAAGAGCTCGATGAACCAAGGCAACAG GACACAGCTCATGGCCAAGGAATGATCTGGAACGAAATGACATCCATGGGAGCACTGAAGTCTTTGAGTAGCCAGTTCCAGCCCTCGGAGAACCAGTGCAAGAGTGAGACTCAGGAGCCCCAAGATTTCCATGAGAGAG
- the ZSCAN30 gene encoding zinc finger and SCAN domain-containing protein 30 isoform X3 — protein MSGKSTALASHASKKQEGLITVKVEEENYVWGRDFGLQGNACSQETLRRQFRQFGYSDSAGPREALSRLRQLCRQWLRPEVHTKEQILELLVLEQFLAILPEELQAWLRDHRPEDGEEAVTMLEDLEKELDEPRQQDTAHGQGMIWNEMTSMGALKSLSSQFQPSENQCKSETQEPQDFHEREEELRT, from the exons ATGTCAGGAAAGTCCACAGCCTTGGCCTCCCATGCTTCTAAAAAACAAGAAGGACTTATAACTGTGAAGGTTGAAGAGGAGAATTATGTTTGGGGACGAGACTTCGGCCTTCAGGGAAACGCCTGTAGCCAGGAGACCCTCCGTCGGCAGTTCCGGCAGTTCGGTTACTCTGACTCTGCTGGGCCCCGGGAGGCTCTGAGCCGGCTCCGGCAGCTTTGCCGTCAGTGGCTGAGGCCAGAGGTGCACACTAAGGAGCAGATCCTGGAGCTGCTGGTGCTGGAGCAGTTCCTGGCCATCCTGCCCGAGGAGCTGCAGGCCTGGCTGCGAGATCACCGAccagaggatggagaggaagcCGTGACTATGCTGGAGGACCTGGAGAAAGAGCTCGATGAACCAAGGCAACAG GACACAGCTCATGGCCAAGGAATGATCTGGAACGAAATGACATCCATGGGAGCACTGAAGTCTTTGAGTAGCCAGTTCCAGCCCTCGGAGAACCAGTGCAAGAGTGAGACTCAGGAGCCCCAAGATTTCCATGAGAGAG
- the ZSCAN30 gene encoding zinc finger and SCAN domain-containing protein 30 isoform X5, with amino-acid sequence MSGKSTALASHASKKQEGLITVKVEEENYVWGRDFGLQGNACSQETLRRQFRQFGYSDSAGPREALSRLRQLCRQWLRPEVHTKEQILELLVLEQFLAILPEELQAWLRDHRPEDGEEAVTMLEDLEKELDEPRQQDTAHGQGMIWNEMTSMGALKSLSSQFQPSENQCKSETQEPQDFHERESL; translated from the exons ATGTCAGGAAAGTCCACAGCCTTGGCCTCCCATGCTTCTAAAAAACAAGAAGGACTTATAACTGTGAAGGTTGAAGAGGAGAATTATGTTTGGGGACGAGACTTCGGCCTTCAGGGAAACGCCTGTAGCCAGGAGACCCTCCGTCGGCAGTTCCGGCAGTTCGGTTACTCTGACTCTGCTGGGCCCCGGGAGGCTCTGAGCCGGCTCCGGCAGCTTTGCCGTCAGTGGCTGAGGCCAGAGGTGCACACTAAGGAGCAGATCCTGGAGCTGCTGGTGCTGGAGCAGTTCCTGGCCATCCTGCCCGAGGAGCTGCAGGCCTGGCTGCGAGATCACCGAccagaggatggagaggaagcCGTGACTATGCTGGAGGACCTGGAGAAAGAGCTCGATGAACCAAGGCAACAG GACACAGCTCATGGCCAAGGAATGATCTGGAACGAAATGACATCCATGGGAGCACTGAAGTCTTTGAGTAGCCAGTTCCAGCCCTCGGAGAACCAGTGCAAGAGTGAGACTCAGGAGCCCCAAGATTTCCATGAGAGAG